CACTCATGCCTTTCTGGGAAGCCACCTTGTTGGTGCCCATCTGCAGGGAGATGGTGGAGTTGTCCACTGGATGCACCTGCTTATTGTCGAAGATGTCCCGACGTGTTCCCGGGCAGGACATACCGGCCtgcgggggaggggagagggagagagggccggGGAGGGGTACACTTTAGGAGCTTTCCAGGAAAACAGTTGTTGACTTGGATTGTCTTCAAGACAAACATACTTATCATGTATCATCAACCATGTGATTATGGCGATGTGCAATGAAAAGCCATGTGAAGTCTCCATCATATTGTACACTAGATCCCATTGCTCTCTGTTACATTCCCTTGGCTCTCTTGAAAGTAGTACTTGCTAGCTAGTTCCTTCCATTACATAGGTTCCATCGAGGTTTCAACAGGGGAAGTGGACCCCTGTAAATGCATCAGTGTTCGTTCTACCCATAGACATTCACAGTGTTTATATACATAATTGGTTATACCTGGCTGGCTCCTTTGTTGGTACCCATCTGCAGACTGATGGTGGTCTGGTCATAAGGCTTGTCTGTCTGGGACCTTGGGTCGTAAAGATGTCTTCTGGTCCCATATGCTGTCATACCAGCCTGGCTCGCACACTTGTTGGTCCCCATCTAAAATACACAGGAACATAGCTGAATAGACGTATTAcacttacattttagtcatttagcagacactcttatccagggcGACTTCACCTAGTTAGTTTGGGGATTAGAAccaggttactggcccaacactcttaactgctatgctacctgccgccccacatcTATTACAAGCGATTGAAGAATCAGTTAAATAAGCTACATACAAAACATTCATTAAAATCAGGATGATTTTCATTGGCGAAACATTGAAAAGGTATAATAATGAacacatttattattattatatagtcACATCCAGTAACAGAGCCCAACAACCTGTGGCTGTTTAAGCATCAGCATGTCTTACCTGCAGTCCGATGACACATTGTCCAGCCTTGATCTTATCGTCATCAAAATGGCGTGTCTGTTTGTCTGCGTATTTCACACCAATGTCACACGATGTGTGCATGCCTTTGGTCTTTGCCTGTGAAGAAGATAAGAATGTGGAAATATATTGATGCTACAAGTCCCTTGGAGAGAAGGAACCCTATCAGAATgtcttggtaacactttacaGTAGGTGTCAAAGTCTTTCTCCCAGTAGACACCAACTGTACAATAACATGTCTtgtatgtttaaaaaataaatgaaagaaGTCTTTCTACCCCCCTGGGTATCACACTCACTATGCTAGCAAGGGAGAGCAATGTGCTCTGGACTTGGGTCATGTTCCCGTTCTCAAACAGGTCGTTGGCCTCGAAGATGTCATTGGGCTTCATGCCGTAGGCCAGGATGGCTTTGATGAAGTTACCAAGGTTCTCCAGCTGGGGTAACATAACACAGGTTACAGATATAAATAGATTGAACAGAGCTGGCACGATTCCCTTCTGACAAGACAATAATATATTTTCTACATGCTACatttctatcagaatgttctgtGACATTACATCCTCCTGATGGGCATAgcagtgatgggggggggggtggggcttTAGTAAGAACATCAGGAAGTAATAACTCCATAaagaaggtgaggagagagagagagctgaaggCTTAATGAAGGAGTCCACTTATTCTCCATGCACAACATATGACTTACAGGTCTTTAACGGTATTAATGAGCTGAACATCCACTCTTTTGTCTTTGTGCTTTCTTTTTAAAAAAGTGTTCATATTATTACGGAAGATTGTGTACTCTAAACTCCATACATGGAGGTTTAGGTTAGCCTACCTTGTGCCAGTTCAGTTGTGAGTGGTTAATTTTCTTTACCGAGCCAGGTTGCAGTTTGTTTATCAATCTAAGAAAGAGAGAAGGTcagtctatcaaatcaaatctgatTGATCGCGTAcacattttgcagatgttatcgcgggtgtagcgaaatgtttatGCATCTTACACACACATTCAGTTTAAAGTGTTCAAGtttaatgtaaaaaatatatatttaattctTGGGGAGGAAATATGCTGAGGACAATATCTGCAGTattcaactgtattcaactgaATATAAAACAGACAAAATGCAAATCACCACATCAATCTGTGGATAGTGACTGGAGTGTGATTGATTACTCATATGTAAAATCCTAGTCAGTCTCCACTCGGCAAACATTAGCTGCAGATCACAGCATAGTGTGgagggcgcacacacacacacacacacacacacagcaatgtcAACCCTCTGTGTTTACTGCAGAGCTGACGGTGACAGACACTTACTCTCCCAGGATGACTCCATCCTTTAGGCCCTTCTGGAAGTTCTCGCCAATGGCCATCGCCGTCACCTCCTCGATCCAGAACCGAAGCTCCTCCTCCTTTTGCATGTCATATTTGCCTGCGATCTGAGAAGGTGAAAGCACACAGTGGCTTAGTAAAAGTTATTATCGGAGAACCTAGAGCAACATCTTCTATATTCAAGTCTGTACCACTGATCAAGCTACAGGCTTGCATGGCATGTCTCATAATGTCCTTTGACATTGTAATAAAAACCAAAAAGTTTTACCCATCGAGAAGATTGTAAGAAGTTGTTAGCAAGCTGGGCTTTTACacgtgccccaaatggcaccctattccctatttagtccactacttttgactagagccctggtgaaaagtagtgcactataaaaggaatagggtgtcatttcagcAGAGTAAGTACTGAGCTGTGGGGTAAATCAAcaggctgggactgggggggctTAAAGCTCAAATGTTGACCTTCTGTCTGGAATAGCATTAAAGCCCAGacgttttatttaatttaacgaggcaagtcagttaacctctatgggatcggtgtccccccacatgggatggttgagctaatgtaggctaatgtgattagcatgaggttgttcgtaacaagaacatttcccaggacagacatatctgatatgggctgaaagcttaaattcttgttaatctaactgcactgtccaatttacagtagctattacagtgaaagaataccattaTATTGTTTGCGGAGAGtgtacagttatgaacttgaacatttattaataaaccaaattaggcacatttgggcagtctcgatacaacattttgaacaaatgcaatggttcatttgatcagtctttgcacactgctgccatctagtggccaaaattgaAATTGCTCCTAACCTGGACTAGTACATTGTGACCTTtcgcttgcatttcaaagatggaacAAAAAagtgcatgtttttttctttgtattatcttttaccagatcaaaTGTGTCATGATCTCCGGTTCCGATCCTTAAGgaggttttaagaacaaattcttatttacaatgacggcctaacccagacaacgctgggccaattgtgcgccgccctatgggactcccaatcacagccagttgtgagaCAGCCGGGAATtgaactagggtctgtagtgacaccgctagcactgagatgcagtgccttagactgctgcgccactcaggagccaaaGTGATTTAACTAAGTGATTCATGTAATATAGATTGTTGTTAGAACCTTATTGGGTCAAAACAAACAGTAAGGACGTAAACCCTTCTAGTGAGTCCCAACGTTACGTCAGACATGCTTTCAGATTCCCACGTCGGCTTCAAAGCCAGTGTGAGAAAAAAAAATACCCAAATTCACATGTTGTTCATAAGGGAGCCCATGATGCAACCACGGTTTACTGAGAATTAAAAGAGAAGCTATTTTCGAGACTGACAGACACTAGCCCAAATGAAGACACTTAAGACCATTAGTGTGGTCCGATATAGTTTTTTCTAGAGCACATTAATCCTGGTCTATTGCCAGGAAAAGAAATGACAATAATCTATTTATtgtggtcttgtgttttagggaCAGTccgttctcccagggtcagctcactAAAATGCTGGGTAGCTAATGTGCACAAGGACACAGCTCCAGAGAGGAAGTGATGCTATTGGCATCATGGCATGGACAGTAGCCAtcggaggaagtgtgtgtgtgaatgtgaagCCAATTACAATAGCATGCTCCTCTTCTTCTCCCACTGCTTCCTCTCCATTACACACACAACATGAGAAGTCAAGGGCTTGGAAACCTCCCCCGCTGGCTCTCTGGAGCATTTACCATGCTCAAGGCTTCAATTGCCAAACGCACACTACAGAACACATGCGTAAGCAAAAACTCATTAAATGTAAACAGAGTCACTGGATCTGCTAAAAATGGAAAGGCCTACACTGAATGTGTTGTAATCTACTGTAAATGACTAAGTACTGTACTGTCAATTACCCACAATTGGATTGCACAATGCCATGGAACTTTTCCAGGTCCTTTCTACAAATGTCAAACTACTGAGTATATTTAACTGTGCTTTGCAGCTACAGTCACCCATTAGTTCATATtccattgtaaacaaacacttcaACATTGGCCTATGTCCTATGAACATGGGCTTTTAACAAGTGCATCTCACAGTTCACACGGAGTCAGTTAAACAAACAAACTCATCTCTTTAATCTAGTCAAAGAGGAAGAAGACCACAGGAGACAAAGCATCTTGCCTCCAACCCACTCCTCTCCTTACATTATAGTCCATTCTTTGTTTCACCTTTACTCTACAACCGTAGCTTATTCCCAGTGTGCTGATATTAGCTCTTTAGCACCACATGTTAATGCTGGGATTCAAGAGGGATGCTATATGTAGGCTATGTAGCAATGTAAACCAGGCGTATTGAAAGCTAATAAAGCCATTGGGGTAATGACAGCCTTTTAGTACTACTATGTGAGACTGAAAGCTTGAAGCCCATAAACTTGTAGCCAACTTCTTCCCCCCTATTCAGCAGAGAAAGGCTTGTTTTCATTTAACTGCAgtttatcacccccccccccacactaaaTCCTGTCAGCTGGAATGTGAAGGCCGTCACCAGAAAGATATGCCCTCTCTGAAGcggtgtacgtgtgtgtgagagagagaaacgaggCCCTGTTCTCACATAACACACAAAGGCAAATCTTCAAACGTGCCTCCATCTTGTAAAAGGGCCAAAGTGGTGTTCTAGTTGCAAAACATGACTCAGTGAGAGGACTGGGATGGAGTGGAAGGGTTATAGAGGAACTTGTCCATCCCTTCTGAACAGCTTGACAGCACACTGTCATTTACAAAAATTCATCAGAGGCTTTTTGTGCCACTGACTGACAGCAGCTGAAGCCAAACCATCACCCGAGAACACAGAGCCCTCAGAGAGAAATCACGGAGGATTAGAGAAAGGAGAGATTTCTTTCTTCACTTCTCTCTCCCAGCACAGCAGTACTTCTCTAGGAACACTGCCAACTCCCCCCAGTTCTCTTATGTCTTGGAGTCGTTAAAAGGAAAGCTTCTGAGGAGAAATCTGGAAAGCTACATGGGCTAAACCTCACTGGAATTGAACCCCAGACAAGCCCGTCTTCCACAACCCAACACTGTACTCCAAAGCATTTCCTGATGACGTTGCAGAACCTAGAAAACATCTGGACGGAGAAGAAGGTTTAAAGGGAGAAAATGCCCCAGAAGTCCAACACGATCAATTCAATATAGGCTAGATACACCACTGTTGAGGCAATCGTTGTATAAAATCAAGAACATGTGTATCATCCAGTCTGGTATTGTTTCTCTTTGAAATAATTTCTAGTCAAAGGGAATTATATAGTCATGAAGTTCCTTACAATCAAGTTATCGGTCCCATTTATACAATATCTTATAGAATTGAGGGCATCTCTAACAGGGAACTTGACAGATTCTATGACCAGAATGACCCCCACTTGATTAATTATTTGTTCAATCACACACATGACGAAGTATTGAACAAACAGTCCAGCTGGTATTCATTCATATTTAACCACTATCCGTTAGCTCTGAAAACGCTCAGTAGACCACATAATGTGAAGTGATTGGCTGTGCTATAAAATGTGTAGTGAACTAGAAATGTTTACATATAGTTTGGAGCCTTAATAAAACCAATCACTGCACCAGGCCAAATCCTAACTTGAGCCTTAATAAAACCAAACTTGAGACATGTGGAAAGAGCCTCTGATGTTAATTAAGCAAGAAACCAACTAACAATAATAAAAAGTCCAACAGAGTCAACAATCATACATTAAGTCTTTAACATGTTGTTACAGACAATAGTCTTATAACAAAGAAGtgcactagctaacattagccttaATCAAAGTTGAGGTTGGTGAAACAGCCAGTGTCGATCTTGGGGATGTGAAAGTTAAAAAAGCTAAACAATGGTTTCAGGAAACGAGCTCAGTTTCTGTTCACCCCAAAACAGCATCTCGGGAGTTAACGCAACAAAACAAGGAATTCAGGAATCAGTCTCACTGTGAAAAGAAAATCCAGCCGGAACCATTGCAGGGAGGGAATTGTCTCCTGTCAGCAAATagcaggggaacactccaaccccCAACACTTCTCCCTGCAGCGCTCCCCCACATTGATAGTAATGGTACTGTGTTTTACTATtaaaaaggaggggggggggggggggaagacaaCCCCACAATAACAAGTCCTCCACCACAtatctgggtcatgttcatttggCACCAAAGCATAGAAAACAGACTAAAACATCATTTTTCATGTTCTGTTTCAaagtgtttttctatgttgtgcCCTACAGAACATGATTATGGTGTATTAAGACCACCACCAGCCCGACTGCCCTGTTCTCCTAATTCCTCTCCCTAGCCAGGGAAGCCTGAGATGGGCCTCATTCAGCCAACCCCTGGCTCCTATCCAGGGCCCCCTGCCTGCTCCAGGGCCACTAGAAAAAACACACATTGaggtagaggagagcagaggacatGGACAGAGCTTGCATTGTTGTGTCTTGTGGTTCCAAGACTGCACGTCTGCAATCTCTTTCCTGCCAAAGATTCAGCAGAGATATACAACCAAATACTCTGTTTGCTTGAGGAACCAACAACTCGCCCACCCAAAGACTTCAATGGAGGGCAAAAACAAACGAGGCAGATTCAGACCTACATGAATGGCGAGGCTTTGTAGCCCCACTATCTACGATCAACTATTTTAGCAAGCATGTATTAGTGAGTAATCAGATAAATGTGATGGGATCTCCTATCAGACCCGGCTGGAGAAAATATAATATTTACTACGAAAACCCTTTGGGTGAGAAACAAACTGAACATTAAGTCGTTTTTTTTCTGTATGGAAATCTTTACTTCTGAAACCTTTGGGCTGAAATGAAAACAAACTCAACATGAAATTCTCAGGAGGGCTATAGGCTACTTGGTGGTAACCCAACGTCTTCGGACCTCATTAATACGACTCCCTCTTTCACACAGCAACGGATTCAGCTAAATCTCTACCCTAACAAGAGCAGTCAAACTCTAAGTTCACGACCCTCCAACTGCCGTAGGAAAGATATAACAGATGTGAGTTCATGTGCTCCCAGGCTCCAGAGGGAATTCCTGCTCTATTTTACAAACACTTGAGAAGTCCCAGCCCAAAAAAAACACCAGTTAGTCAGTCAAACATTTGGTCAACACTTCAACCTGAGTGGCGGTGACCCCTTGGAAAGCACTGCTGGCTTGTTTGATTACAAATAACTAACGTGGTGGTTTGACTTTATAAACAATATGGGCTGAGGAAAGTAACTTTGGAACACACGGACTGTTCCAAACATTCAGCTTTTTCTTACATAATTCAAGCAGGAACGATTGGCTGTACTAGTATTGCTCATCTGATCCTGTCAAGGTTCAAGAGATTACCTCCCCTAAAATCTTTTCATACCACCACAATGTGAATGAAAGTACAAACGTAAACAGGGGCAGTAGGTACAGTTAGGAGACATGACGCAGTAGCCTAAAACTGTAGCCTGTCTTGAACCACTTTGTGGATCAGATGGACCACAACACAAGAGACAACAGAAACTGTGCTAACTAAGGAATGAGGTGGTCTGGTCTCATTAAGGCATGAGAAACAGATGGTTTGAGCCACAGGATTTTTACTCTGCTTGGAACCACAGCTTAATGAATTTATACTCGTAATATCCATTCTTCAGGCAGAGAGAGACCTCTCAAAATGACAAAtcataggagagagagagcaccataGCTCAGTGAATTAGAGATCTTTCAGACTGGGTTGTTTGTTGCCGGTTTCCAGGTTCCAGTTTCTCACGTTCAGGAAGTGTAGCAATGTGAGACTAGGGGATGTTGGTAATAGAGGGATCATTGAGGAATTCTAAGCATCTCTGACATGCGACTTCCAAAGAAGCCCGTACAATACGAGTGATTGCATGTATAGTTTCCTCCAGTTTAGTTTCTGCAGTGTGTATTTAATCACAGCTTGATAAATTCACAATCTGCTGGAGTGTTTGACAAATTCCTGACTTAGTGTGCCAAAAGTTGACATAGAAATCTGTCACTTGAAAGCCAGCCAGTGCAAGGCAATGTATGAATGGACTGTGTAGGCTACTCTAACAACACTGGGTATGTTTGTTGATGATCTCATCGTTCTGCAACACACTTAAATACAGTAACCTAGATTCCACTGTGTTGTTCACAAGTTTTTGTGCTCCCGGTCAATTTCTCCTCAAGGTTTGTTGAAAAATATCCATTCTCATCCCTCTCTAACTGGATTTTCACATCATTGGCCAACAGTAGGCTATGACAGCCTGCTTATCTTTtatcaggagagagagaaaccttgGCTGGCTTCTGGCACCACTGCTATCAATTCAAACCGAGACAGGGCAGATAGAAACTGTACACGAGACACAGTttcacataaacattacacatggGCCTGAGTAGGCTATGCTCCTTCGGCCTTGACTGTCCTGTTTCCGATGGATAGGCTGATCGACGATGTCATGATTCAGTCATTTCCTACAGAGGGACAACTTCGGTAGCCTAGGCCATTGTGTTATGAACCAGtgggacatcaaatcaaattgtattggtcacatacacatggttagcagctgttaatgtgagtgtagcgaaatgcttgtgcttctagttctgacagtgcagtaatatttaacaagtaatctaacaaattcacaacgactacctcatacacacaaatgtaaagggatgaataagaatatttacatataaatatatggatgagatggccgtgcggcataggcaagatgcagtagatggtctagaatacagtatatacatatgagatgaataatgtaggatatgtagacattaaagtggcgttatttaaagtgactaaagtaaggtattaaagtggccagagatttgagtctgtatgttggcagcagccactctgtTAGTGATGGCTGATTAACggcctgatggccttgagatagagactgaaaaacagcttctccgtcccagctttgatgcacctgtactgacctcaccttcaggatgatagcggggtgaacaggcagtggctcggttggATGtcgtccttgattatctttttggccttcctgtgacatcgggtgctgtaggtgtcctggagggcatgtagtttacccccggtgatgtgttgtgcagaccgcaccaccctctggagaaacttgcggttgagggcggagcagttgccttaccaggcggtgatacagcccgacaggatgctctcgattgtgcatctgtaaaagtttgtgttttaggttacaagtcaaatttcttcagcctcctgcggttgaagagacgctgttgcgccctcttcaccacgctgtctgtgtggatggaccatttcagtttgtccgtgatgtgtacgccgaggaacaaaaaactttccaccttctccactactgtcccgtcgatgtggatgaggggatgctccctctgctgtttcctgatgtccacgatcatctcctttgttttgttgagtgtgaggttattttcctgacaccacactccgagggccctcacctcctccctgtaggccatcttgtcgttgttggtaatcaagcctaccactgtagtgtcgtctgcaaacttgatgattgagttggaggcgtgcatggccacacagtcatgggtgaacagggagtacaggagagggctgagaacgcacccttgttgggccccagtgttgaggatcagcggggtagagatgttgtttcttaccctcaccacctgggggtggcgcgtcagaaagtccaggacccagttgcacaggtcggggtcgagacccagggtctcaagcttaatgacaagtttggagggtactatggtgttaaatgctgagctgtagtcaatgaacagcattcttacataggtattcctcgtgtccagatgggatagggcagtgtgcagtgtgatggcgattgcgtcgtctgtggacctattggggcggtaagcaaattggagtgggtctaaggtatcaggtagggtggaggtgatatgatccttgactagtctctcaaagcacttcatgatgacagaagtgagtgctacagggcaattgtcatttagttcagttagctttcttgggaacaggaacaatggtggccatcttgaagcatgtgggcacagcagactgggatagggattgattgaatatgtccataaacacaccagccagctggtctgcgcatgctctgaagacgcggctagggatgccgtctgggccggcagccttgtgagggtaaacacgtttaaaatgttttactcacgttggccacggtgtaggagagcccacaggctttggtagcgggccatgtcagtggcacagcattgtcctcaaagcgagcaaagttgttgtttaatttgtctgggagcaagacgttgatgtccgcgacagggctggttttctttttgtaatccgtgattgactgtagaccctgccacatatgtctcgcgtttgagccattgaattgtgactctactcTATACTGgaactttgcttgtttgattgccttgcggagggaatagctacactgtttgttttcggtcatgtttccagtcgccttgccataattaaaagcggtggttcgtgctttcagtttttcacgaatgctgccatcaatccacggtttctggttagggaaggttttaatagtcagtgggtacaacatcaccgatgcacttgctaataaacgcgctcactgagtcagcgtatacgtcaatatTGTTgcctgaggctacccggaacataacccagtccacgtgatcaaagcaatcttgaagcttGGAATCCGATgggtcagaccagtgttggatagacctgagcacaggcgtttcctgttttagtttccgtctataggctgggaggaacaaaatggagtcatggtcagatttgccgaagggagggcgggctttgtatgcatcgtggaagttagagtagcaatggtccagAATGTTACCAGCTCGTGTCAAATTTAggaagccttgttctcagattagctttgttaaaatccccagctacaataaatgcagcctcaggatatatggtttccagtttacatagagtccagtgaagttctttcacgGCCTGttgaggtatctgcttgggggggatatacacggctgtgaatatagtcga
This region of Salvelinus alpinus chromosome 8, SLU_Salpinus.1, whole genome shotgun sequence genomic DNA includes:
- the cnn3a gene encoding calponin-3a, whose protein sequence is MTSFNKGPAYGLSAEVKSKIAGKYDMQKEEELRFWIEEVTAMAIGENFQKGLKDGVILGELINKLQPGSVKKINHSQLNWHKLENLGNFIKAILAYGMKPNDIFEANDLFENGNMTQVQSTLLSLASIAKTKGMHTSCDIGVKYADKQTRHFDDDKIKAGQCVIGLQMGTNKCASQAGMTAYGTRRHLYDPRSQTDKPYDQTTISLQMGTNKGASQAGMSCPGTRRDIFDNKQVHPVDNSTISLQMGTNKVASQKGMSAYGLGRQVYDPKYCGSPTEPVIHTNGSQGTGTNCSEISDSDYQAEEFLQEGEGEEYPVAYQEEDNYSDVAHYNNIDQGIDY